The following are from one region of the Nicotiana tabacum cultivar K326 chromosome 3, ASM71507v2, whole genome shotgun sequence genome:
- the LOC107816449 gene encoding auxin efflux carrier component 8-like has translation MISLRDVYHVVAATIPLYVVMILAYISVRWWKLFSPEQCSGINKFVAKFSIPLLSFQVISESNLYKVNLKLLLADFIQKFLALFLLAVFAKLKPKGNLTWIITGLSVSTLPNTLILGIPLVKAIFGDAAAELLVQIIVLQSLIWYNLLLFLFELNATKESYVPSPSEVAVELEVPEESELEEDREEEAKAICPRKTKIMLILLIVGRKLIINPNTHATLAGIIWSSIHFRWGINLPTIVGRSISILSDGGLGMAMFSIGVFMASQASIIACGTRKAILAMALKFVLGPVLMAISSIAVGLRGKLLKLAIVQAALPQGIVPFVFAKEYNTHPTILSTGVIFGMLIAIPIALAYYFLLEI, from the exons ATGATATCCCTACGTGATGTCTACCATGTTGTGGCGGCCACTATCCCTTTATATGTCGTCATGATCTTAGCCTATATCTCCGTAAGGTGGTGGAAACTCTTTTCACCAGAGCAATGCTCTGGCATCAACAAGTTTGTGGCAAAATTTTCAATACCTTTATTATCCTTCCAAGTGATATCAGAAAGCAACCTCTACAAAGTAAACCTGAAGCTTCTATTAGCAGATTTCATACAAAAATTTCTTGCTCTGTTTCTACTGGCAGTTTTTGCCAAACTGAAGCCCAAAGGAAACCTGACTTGGATCATAACAGGTCTTTCAGTTTCAACCCTTCCCAATACCTTAATCTTGGGGATTCCACTAGTAAAGGCCATTTTTGGTGATGCAGCAGCAGAACTACTAGTGCAGATAATTGTACTGCAGAGTTTAATTTGGTACAACCTCCTACTATTCTTGttcgagctcaatgcaacaaaaGAATCTTATGTGCCATCACCATCAGAAGTAGCAG TTGAGCTCGAGGTCCCTGAAGAATCAGAATTGGAAGAGGACAGGGAGGAGGAAGCAAAAGCCATATGCCCAAGGAAGACAAAGATTATGCTAATTCTTCTAATAGTTGGAAGGAAACTCATAATAAATCCTAATACACATGCAACTCTGGCGGGTATTATTTGGTCAAGCATACACTTCAG GTGGGGAATCAATCTACCAACAATTGTTGGACGATCAATATCAATACTTTCAGATGGAGGGCTAGGAATGGCAATGTTTAGCATAG GTGTTTTCATGGCATCCCAAGCTAGTATTATAGCATGCGGAACCAGAAAAGCAATATTAGCAATGGCACTAAAGTTTGTTCTTGGACCTGTACTCATGGCAATCTCATCTATTGCTGTTGGACTAAGGGGAAAATTGCTAAAATTGGCGATAGTGCAG GCAGCCCTTCCCCAAGGAATCGTTCCTTTTGTGTTTGCCAAGGAATATAATACACATCCTACCATCTTAAGTACAGG GGTAATCTTTGGCATGCTGATCGCAATACCAATTGCTTTGGCATACTATTTCCTTTTGGAAATATGA
- the LOC107816450 gene encoding uncharacterized protein LOC107816450 has translation MHTKTGPSLAKSFDSQKYLKRIGLGKEDYHFWKKVGKALLCTYTLFGVAWVWNETSPLGWWTLKPKPKEEKELAHLYERRKFPYPGDEKAMEEFVAKGGMIGTTIGPKGIVESDKDSFNYQKVLQDKKFEQEAFKLWIRMKNEVISELQKKGFDVE, from the coding sequence AAATCATTTGATTCCCAGAAATACCTTAAGAGAATCGGATTAGGCAAAGAAGATTATCATTTTTGGAAGAAAGTGGGAAAGGCGTTGCTGTGTACTTACACGTTGTTCGGGGTAGCATGGGTGTGGAATGAAACGTCGCCGCTTGGTTGGTGGACCTTGAAGCCAAAgcccaaagaagaaaaagaactagCACACCTTTATGAACGCAGGAAATTTCCGTATCCAGGTGACGAGAAGGCAATGGAAGAGTTCGTTGCCAAAGGTGGAATGATTGGCACTACAATTGGTCCTAAAGGAATCGTTGAATCTGATAAAGATTCGTTTAATTATCAGAAAGTATTGCAGGATAAGAAATTTGAACAAGAAGCCTTCAAGCTGTGGATCAGGATGAAGAATGAAGTCATTTCTGAGCTACAAAAGAAAGGATTTGACGTAGAGTGA